The genomic DNA TGGTGCTGCCGCCACAACAGCCGCGCGGCATCCTCGAAGCGAATGCCATAGCGGCGATGGAGCACGGCGCTGGAGGACTCGGTGGGAACGGTGTCCTCGACGAGCGTCTTGTCGGTGACGAAGCCCTTGATCTCCAGCGCGGTATGGGTGGGCTTCGCCGAGGTCTCGGGAAGGACCGCCATCAGCGAGAGGGACACCTCGACCAGGTCGGGCTTGAGGAAATCCGGCAGAAGGACGTCCTTCTCCTGGCCGCCCTTCTCCTGGTTGTCCGTCAGCACGAACTCCACCTCGCCCTCGAGCCCCCAACTCCAGAGCTCCAGGGAGAAGCGCTTGAGGTGACCCGCATCGATGTCATGGGTCTTTCCGCCCATGCGCAGGGTGAGGGAGACCGCCAGTCGATCCTGGAAGACACGATCCATCAACCCTCCTCGTCCTCTTCCACCCGGACCTGTCCACTCACGGTGTGAAAGAGAAGACGCAGGGTACACGGAGCCCCGTGGAGCATGCCAGTCAGGACGAAGTGCAACCACAACCCGGAGTCCCGGCCACGCAGCTCCAATTCGGGCTCCTGCAGACGCGGCTCCTGGTGCCGCACCACGTGCAGCAACTCGTCCTTCAGCGTCGTCATCAACTCCCGGGTGCCGAAACGCTCGGTGTAGCGGCCCAGGCCGAATCCCTCGACGAAGTAGCCATACCCCTCCTTGGTGTTGAGCACGGCCTCCAGGTTCTGCCGCACGCGCACCAATTCGCCGTCGGCTTCCGAGCCACGGGATGGACTGATGAATTTGTCGAGGAAAGAAGGGCGCGCCATCTCAAGCCCTGCGCCAGAAGAGGAAGACCTGCATGCCCTGGAGCGCGGGGGTGACATAGAAGGCCATACCATTGTCACGAACAGCGAATTGCCACTCTTCCCCCAACGACAGCTTGTACCAGGAGATCTCCGGACCGAACGCATGGGGGAAGGAGGTATGGGGCACGTGCTGAAAGGCGATGCCCCGCAGCGCCAGCCGGCGCACCGTCGGCAACCGGGAGGGGCTCGCGAGCTTCACCCCCTCCATGGACGGCGGTTTGCTGGGATCCTCTCCCCGCACCAGGAGATACAACTCGCTCTGAACGCCCTCCTCCAATTGAGGCAGGGGAGCGAGAACGAACTGCCCGTCCCGGCAATCAAAAGGCTTGTAGGTGAGCCGCGTATCCTCGGGACGGAAGACACGGTTGAGCAGATCCATCCATCCCCACAACCCCTGCCCCAGGTCATCGTGCTGGTACGCGGGCAGGCTCTCTCCGGGCTCCTGCTCCAGGTAGCAGCACGTCTCGAAGTAGAGGCGGCGCAGCAGATCGAAGAACGAGTAGGGATGGGGGCAGATGCCGCCCTTCATGTCGGCCCGCAGGGACTGCAGGCGGCGAACCTCCAACAAGGTCCTTCGGGCACTGGCGAGCCGTTCCCCTCGCTGGTAGCTGTCCAGCAACAGGGTCCGCAGCTGGCCATGCACCTTCTCCAGGAGCGAATCCAGCTCACCGAGCAACTCCTCCAGGAAGGGATTCGGTCCCACGAGCAACAGGGGAGGCACCTTGCGCGAAGAG from Melittangium boletus DSM 14713 includes the following:
- a CDS encoding GPW/gp25 family protein, which gives rise to MARPSFLDKFISPSRGSEADGELVRVRQNLEAVLNTKEGYGYFVEGFGLGRYTERFGTRELMTTLKDELLHVVRHQEPRLQEPELELRGRDSGLWLHFVLTGMLHGAPCTLRLLFHTVSGQVRVEEDEEG
- the tssK gene encoding type VI secretion system baseplate subunit TssK, which gives rise to MQRLKLARVRWQVGQTLLPEHFRAQDEALSAEARLHAELSGLPQTGIASLAWSEAMLGEGSLSIASMTAVLPGGFLVDVPGNATLPSFSLEATGRAEVSVFLHLLEDTRGAEGVPLYADEPPTVQRVLRRLQLSSEQSADRALSSLELATFSKDLQGAWHPSSRKVPPLLLVGPNPFLEELLGELDSLLEKVHGQLRTLLLDSYQRGERLASARRTLLEVRRLQSLRADMKGGICPHPYSFFDLLRRLYFETCCYLEQEPGESLPAYQHDDLGQGLWGWMDLLNRVFRPEDTRLTYKPFDCRDGQFVLAPLPQLEEGVQSELYLLVRGEDPSKPPSMEGVKLASPSRLPTVRRLALRGIAFQHVPHTSFPHAFGPEISWYKLSLGEEWQFAVRDNGMAFYVTPALQGMQVFLFWRRA